The following are from one region of the Armatimonadota bacterium genome:
- a CDS encoding haloacid dehalogenase translates to MTVVLDADDTLWRTQSVYERIKTEFKQMLGQIGIYGEDIIQQLDDLDRARVPYRGLRPERFIESLVITYTILATRHGIPFNPGVEAAIYSFRHLLDAPPELYPETIPVLEELRKRGHLLVLYSAAGDMEHQNRRIDLSGIRGYFHHVVVTATKDRDSFLRLLEMLDAQHNPQRVVMVGNSYQFDILPALQCGARGILIDRGDWQATQQVEIDPSVPVLSSLEGLPDLIIDSLSGK, encoded by the coding sequence GTGACCGTAGTGCTTGATGCAGACGATACGCTCTGGCGAACACAGTCGGTGTACGAGAGGATCAAGACTGAGTTCAAACAGATGCTAGGGCAAATAGGTATCTATGGTGAGGACATCATACAGCAGCTGGACGATCTGGATCGTGCCCGTGTACCGTATCGTGGTCTGAGACCGGAACGGTTCATTGAGAGTCTGGTGATTACCTACACCATTCTGGCAACCAGACACGGTATCCCGTTCAATCCAGGAGTAGAGGCAGCGATTTACTCATTCCGTCATCTGCTGGACGCTCCGCCGGAACTCTATCCGGAGACGATACCTGTGCTGGAGGAGCTCCGCAAACGAGGTCATCTGCTGGTGCTCTACTCCGCAGCCGGTGATATGGAACACCAGAACCGCAGGATAGACCTGTCTGGGATTCGGGGCTATTTCCACCATGTGGTGGTCACAGCCACGAAGGACAGAGATAGCTTCCTGCGATTGCTGGAGATGCTTGATGCTCAGCACAATCCACAGCGAGTGGTCATGGTGGGAAACAGTTATCAGTTTGACATTCTACCTGCACTGCAATGTGGTGCGAGAGGTATATTGATAGACCGTGGCGATTGGCAGGCTACACAGCAGGTAGAGATAGATCCGAGTGTTCCCGTGCTGAGCAGTTTGGAAGGTTTGCCGGACCTGATAATAGATTCTCTATCCGGCAAATAG